One window of the Cotesia glomerata isolate CgM1 linkage group LG10, MPM_Cglom_v2.3, whole genome shotgun sequence genome contains the following:
- the LOC123272473 gene encoding protein transport protein Sec16A isoform X3 gives MNNPYRARIGRQRVDHSATAAVPNYGARNQNSWPGMTGNQSQPVIGGANQTNNVDNDSWDWNTDKADNNNDSWNWNIDQSAEQTQLHPQQQQQQQPPPAHGSNYTTMRPAHQNLPQDNSNYYTNINGNRQVLAGQHQLQSTQTGNLPPTRESTPSHSDSYAQFPNFPANQSQQTPPRTSSTNSSVSDTQNQAQWQTNQQVIFNPYAPPRASSFEATNQQQAQQFNPNAYNWNGVEPSGGQSWPSQTTEPFWHDQNSNKREDYHAEFDKSKQQVQVQEQFNKSPPQNPVKEIPGQWQADNHDNNQLKAHSQEPVAPNQWREDAHDRRVEPQDQFIPNHPRQPDNFNQSWSPVSLQSNTNVKPEVDKKLLDVNLDNNYSTPTSLQNTVVDPRSEEQNVPVFTSSQTPVLDTTSNLFTGIETKINDKVDRRNIDLVKNDNTMSDITTNVKQLNIEDKDSHSQHSFESHPSLFPVHSMAQPVEQWPNQSIQSINKPPEPSTLSSQHIAQTADHYTPVSFASSESRHQTYDPTSPPSIQSHDVSPQQPTIQSHEYAVPLTSAQSSYYYQESFTSHQTTPVINTPEASGSPSLPLQKPPYNPLENTMPYPVNTESVQVPSEVPKQMNLPPAGEVRGVPTTKAGYDQWYNQKTSPPQNVRYPVAERSAPMQQQKTWMPTEPVDNYEVSKSSEFINDVKSSVTESESHERQNSVKESREEDKSLIVTEPTIKNLMEQSAHPANQQVNSVQQIQPVNQQIQPINQLIQSQHEQENYEFASNDRNTFLETGELTDLHHDQGVPSSNHDEENDEVPGDIPFLREVPGQSSYGDPRRNDPTGQEQYVQSTRNLDSRRNPPEPVLNTQPRSIAIAPSDRTERRDVPSGQERRESRLLSRDTETPERRNDPSGRERSFPPSQSRNDPSGEERIQSQSQINLEPAEVRQVPGSGTNSVEPPPSAEVVRQITGGVSRNEPVIPEDSNARIVTGSQQVLPAASVMQDLPSNETRNKREEAVGASIENPPAVTASPKRRDSYQDGDDEESGNSRDDNRERRREPSPTDRRRYDYDPKGDRSYYDRDREYDDVYYYDRRRGHDFERPYNSREDLDRRDASFRESDRRHLSRDDLDDRRRLKDDDRRGHRSEVDPRHRDTRDYEPPRYPRDRDYDRRRDDRHRYYGEYDPRDPRDPRREFYDDPYTRSSRPSSRSSYNDRERDFYGRRDPYYGYNGYNTYDFGTNYNNNYYAYLENLRRTNPTAYMEWYNKYYGNQQHNISTVGRVPSYPEDRASVHSGRSSCDDRTNSGKHTIGDISLLEDSRIVSRLTPTKFSTSHVQGSFSIGSLVQVHASYPADGERARVDIVQVDSLLMHDPITREIRAYPGPLVKGVTHKKTIIEYCEAKIKKAAVNDELIDHASYILLYQLMIMLIQQNGNVVGVDIATLLLKNKEIYPYDAHKTNHKPIRRESTISQRSGGAGREGSVHEEVAQEIEEVKPMKTVEQITNEFRNTLLCGLVQEALEYAMTEGLWGHALFLASKLDKRTHASVMTRFANSLPVQDPLQTLYQLHSGRVPASVTCVADSKWDDWRPHLAMIISNTSANPEINRRAISTLGDTLTARGDIHGAHFCYILAQIDFGIYATPGVKLVLIGSNHHKSYAEFATLEAVMLTEIYEYARNLSEPGFTIIGLQTFKFEIAQKMVDYGLIEKALLYLEQIAINIVQEPSKYKASFIQNVYTLSERIKFHDPVFKDCIEDVATLAWLNNLSDIVGRCQTGEIVQESNFTARTDAPSVMQDHEQRDTQQWNYQQDYSNAPVSMMEVPTVDTNQDTWQPMSLPNTLQEPYVTEQNIQYGQNVDGNQYHQQQQQQQQQQQQQQQEQPQEYWNQQTYNQNYSRDYNSDWQQPSNQMQYHGEQNDVDSAQVPGWNYESDKEEKPPTPESQPQPQISMSPSTKQYDPLEELDTLDPSDHGKSTGDNKKQDKQPEKKNPNSGGSWFGGLFSKLTPKPKNQMILPDDSNPTIVWDPVAKKWSNKDEDGDSGSSRLAPPPRMTEMNLSTPAVEQSQKPPPIPEQTNSSHQSQRSLDNSTPNSSKMITGSNNMFKLQKSRSMRANYIDVMNLGGVKSNGPPSNLPTPANSPMMPMAASSPQLFVPAPVNDPNAPVDFLTPAPAPIPQNESASQGGPMMYNPANVTDNSAMSVPKNRYPRR, from the exons ATGAAT AATCCGTATCGAGCAAGAATCGGTAGACAGCGAGTAGATCACTCTGCAACTGCAGCAGTCCCAAATTATGGAGCCAGAAATCAGAATTCTTGGCCTGGGATGACTGGCAACCAGAGTCAGCCAGTTATTGGGGGAGCTAATCAAACAAATAACGTCGATAACGACTCTTGGGACTGGAACACAGACAAAGCTGACAATAACAATGATTCTTGGAACTGGAATATCGATCAATCTGCAGAGCAGACTCAGTTGCACCCtcaacagcagcagcaacagcagccACCACCTGCCCACGGGTCTAATTATACAACTATGAGACCGGCTCATCAGAATTTGCCTCAAgacaattcaaattattacaCCAACATTAATGGAAACAGACAAGTTTTAGCAGGCCAACATCAATTGCAGTCAACACAAACTGGAAATTTACCACCAACTAGAGAATCAACGCCCAGTCATTCGGATTCTTACGCTCAGTTTCCGAATTTTCCAGCAAATCAGAGCCAACAAACGCCACCGAGAACTAGCTCGACTAACTCTAGTGTTAGTGACACTCAAAATCAGGCTCAGTGGCAAACAAACCAGCAGGTGATTTTTAATCCTTACGCTCCTCCCAGAGCATCATCATTCGAAGCGACCAATCAGCAGCAAGCTCAGCAGTTCAATCCAAATGCTTACAATTGGAATGGCGTAGAGCCGTCTGGAGGTCAGAGTTGGCCGAGTCAAACTACTGAGCCGTTCTGGCATGATCAAAACTCCAATAAACGAGAAGATTATCATGCTGAATTTGATAAAAGTAAGCAGCAGGTGCAGGTGCAagagcaatttaacaaatcacCACCTCAGAATCCGGTAAAAGAAATTCCTGGTCAGTGGCAGGCTGATAATCATGACAATAATCAACTGAAAGCACATAGCCAGGAACCAGTTGCGCCTAATCAGTGGCGTGAAGATGCTCATGATAGAAGAGTTGAACCTCAAGATCAATTTATCCCAAACCATCCACGTCAGCCGGATAATTTCAACCAATCGTGGTCGCCGGTTAGTCTTCAGTCAAATACCAACGTGAAACCCGAAgtggataaaaaattgttggatGTTAATttggataataattattctactCCAACAAGCTTACAAAATACAGTTGTAGATCCACGCTCCGAAGAACAAAATGTTCCTGTTTTCACCTCAAGCCAAACTCCAGTTCTTGATACTACAAGCAATTTATTTACTGGAATCGAGACTAAAATTAATGACAAAGTAGATCGTCGGAATATCGACTTggttaaaaatgacaatactATGAGCGACATAACGACCAATGTTAagcaattaaatattgaagataaagATTCACATTCTCAGCACTCATTTGAAAGCCACCCATCGCTGTTTCCTGTTCATTCAATGGCTCAGCCAGTAGAACAGTGGCCTAATCAGTCGATCCAATCAATAAACAAACCTCCGGAACCGTCAACTCTGTCTAGTCAGCATATTGCTCAAACAGCAGACCACTATACACCTGTTTCATTTGCATCTTCTGAAAGCAGACATCAAACTTATGATCCCACTAGCCCACCAAGTATTCAATCTCACGACGTCTCTCCCCAACAGCCAACGATTCAGTCGCATGAGTACGCAGTACCTCTAACTTCTGCTCAGTCGTCTTATTACTACCAAGAATCGTTTACTAGCCACCAAACGACACCTGTAATAAACACACCTGAAGCTTCTGGATCACCAAGTTTGCCACTTCAAAAACCTCCGTACAATCCTTTAGAAAATACCATGCCTTATCCAGTAAACACTGAAAGTGTACAAGTGCCTAGTGAAGTACCTAAACAAATGAATCTTCCTCCTGCTGGTGAAGTTAGAGGTGTACCAACGACTAAAGCTGGCTATGATCAATGGTACAATCAGAAGACAAGTCCACCGCAGAATGTCAGGTATCCAGTCGCTGAAAGAAGTGCTCCTATGCAGCAGCAAAAAACTTGGATGCCTACAGAGCCAGTGGATAATTACGAAGTTTCTAAATCAagtgaatttattaatgatgTTAAGTCTTCAGTGACTGAATCTGAGTCTCATGAGCGACAGAATTCCGTTAAAGAATCAAGGGAAGAAgataaaagtttaattgttACCGAGcctactattaaaaatttaatggagCAATCTGCTCACCCTGCAAATCAGCAAGTTAATTCTGTTCAGCAAATCCAACCAGTAAATCAACAAATTCAGCCAATTAATCAGCTAATTCAGTCTCAGCATGAGCAAGAAAATTATGAGTTTGCATCTAATGACAGAAACACATTCCTCGAAACTGGTGAGCTGACAGATTTGCATCACGATCAAGGTGTACCATCATCTAATCACGATGAAGAAAACGATGAAGTGCCTGGTGATATTCCGTTCTTACGAGAAGTACCGGGTCAATCAAGCTACGGTGATCCGCGACGTAACGACCCTACTGGTCAAGAGCAATACGTACAGTCTACCCGTAATTTAGATTCCAGAAGAAACCCTCCAGAGCCGGTTCTAAACACTCAGCCTCGTTCTATCGCCATAGCACCATCCGATCGTACAGAGCGCCGTGACGTTCCTTCTGGCCAAGAGAGACGAGAAAGCAGACTACTGTCTCGCGATACAGAGACACCTGAGCGTAGAAACGATCCTTCGGGAAGAGAAAGATCATTTCCGCCTTCGCAGTCACGCAATGACCCCTCAGGCGAGGAGAGAATTCAGTCTCAAAGTCAAATTAATCTGGAGCCTGCTGAAGTGCGTCAAGTACCTGGTAGCGGAACTAATTCCGTAGAGCCTCCGCCTTCAGCTGAAGTAGTACGTCAAATAACTGGCGGTGTGTCCCGTAATGAGCCGGTTATTCCAGAAGACAGCAATGCCAGAATTGTAACGGGATCCCAGCAAGTTTTACCAGCAGCCAGTGTGATGCAAGACCTCCCGTCAAACGAGACTAGAAACAAACGCGAAGAAGCCGTTGGTGCGTCAATTGAAAATCCTCCGGCTGTTACTGCTTCTCCAAAACGTCGCGATTCTTATCAAGACGGAGATGATGAAGAATCTGGAAACAGTCGCGATGATAACCGCGAGAGACGTCGGGAGCCCAGTCCTACTGACAGGCGTCGTTATGATTACGATCCTAAAGGCGACAGGAGTTACTACGATCGCGATAGAGAGTATGATGATGTTTATTACTACGATAGAAGGCGTGGTCATGATTTCGAACGGCCTTACAATTCAAGGGAAGACTTGGATCGACGTGATGCGTCGTTCAGAGAAAGTGATCGCCGTCATCTGAGCCGTGATGACCTGGACGATCGCAGGAGGCTCAAGGATGATGATAGAAGGGGTCATAGGAGCGAGGTTGATCCCAGACATCGCGATACCAGAGACTATGAACCACCGAGGTATCCCAGAGATAGGGATTATGATCGCAGGAGAGATGACCGACATAGATATTATGGTGAATATGATCCCAGAGATCCTAGAGATCCTAGGCGTGAATTCTATGATGATCCGTATACTCGCAGCTCTAGACCTTCCAGTAGGTCTTCTTACAATGACCGAGAACGCGATTTCTACGGACGGAGAGACCCGTACTATGGATACAATGGCTACAATACTTATGATTTTGGAactaattacaataataattattacgcGTACTTAGAAAATTTACGAAGGACTAATCCTACTGCTTATATGGAGTggtacaataaatattatggaAACCAACAACATAATATCAGTACTGTCGGTCGGGTTCCGAGTTATCCTGAGGACCGAGCTAGTGTTCATTCGGGAAGAAGTTCCTGTGATGACAG GACAAACAGTGGAAAACATACAATTGGAGATATTTCTTTATTGGAGGATTCAAGAATTGTATCACGACTTACTCCaactaaattttcaacatCTCACGTTCAAG gttCATTTTCAATTGGTTCATTGGTGCAAGTTCATGCAAGTTATCCTGCAGATGGAGAACGTGCTAGAGTTGATATTGTTCAAGTAGACAGTTTGTTAATGCATGATCCAATTACTCGGGAAATTCGTGCTTATCCGGGACCATTGgtcaa ggGTGTTACACACAAGAAGACGATTATAGAGTACTGTGAagccaaaataaaaaaagcagcTGTAAACGATGAACTTATTGACCATGCCTCTTATATTTTGCTGTACCAGCTGATGATTATGCTTATTCAGCAGAACGgt aACGTTGTTGGTGTGGATATTGCTACGCTCTTGTTGAAAAACAAAGAAATTTATCCTTACGACGCGCATAAAACAAACCACAAACCAATACGCCGTGAATCAACAATTTCACAGCGGTCTGGTGGCGCAGGACGAGAAGGATCAGTGCATGAAGAAGTGGCGCAAGAAATAGAAGAAGTAAAACCAATGAAGACTGTCGAGCAgataacaaatgaatttagaAACACTTTGCTGTGTGGTCTAGTTCAAGAAGCTTTGGAGTACGCGATGACTGAAGGTCTGTGGGGTCATGCACTGTTCCTCGCGAGTAAACTAGACAAACGTACACATGCATCTGTCATGACCCGCTTCGCCAATAGTTTACCGGTTCAAGATCCTCTTCAGACTTTGTACCAACTTCACTCGGGTCGAGTACCAGCGAGTGTAACTTGTGTGGCTGACAGTAAGTGGGACGACTGGCGCCCACACTTGGCCATGATTATATCAAACACATCAGCTAATCCGGAAATAAATCGCCGTGCGATATCAACTCTCGGTGATACACTTACAGCGCGTGGTGATATTCATGGCGCGCATTTCTGTTACATACTAGCGCAAATTGATTTTGGAATTTATGCAACACCTGGTGTTAAGCTCGTGTTAATTGGGTCAAATCACCACAAATCTTACGCTGAATTTGCCACTCTCGAAGCGGTAATGCTCACGGAAATTTACGAGTATGCACGGAATTTAAGCGAGCCAGGTTTTACAATCATAGGACTGCaaacatttaaatttgaaattgctCAAAAAATGGTTGACTATGGGCTGATTGAAAAAGCATTGCTCTATCTAGAACAAATAGCAATTAACATTGTGCAAGAGCCTTCAAAATACAAGGCATCGTTCATCCAAAATGTTTACACATTGAGCGAGAGGATAAAATTCCATGATCCAGTTTTCAAAGACTGCATTGAAGACGTCGCTACGCTGGCTTGGCTCAATAATTTGAGTGATATTGTGGGTCGTTGCCAGACAGGCGAAATTGTTCAAGAATCAAATTTTACCGCTCGCACAGATGCGCCGAGTGTCATGCAGGATCACGAGCAGCGTGACACTCAGCAATGGAATTATCAGCAGGATTATTCAAACGCTCCGGTCTCTATGATGGAGGTTCCTACTGTTGATACTAATCAAGACACATGGCAACCTATGTCTCTCCCTAATACCTTGCAAGAGCCTTATGTTACTGAGCAAAATATTCAGTATGGACAGAATGTCGATGGCAATCAGTATcatcagcagcagcagcagcagcaacagcagcagcagcaacagcagcagGAACAACCGCAAGAATATTGGAATCAGCAGACTTACAATCAAAATTATTCGAGGGATTATAACTCTGATTGGCAACAACCGTCCAATCAAATGCAGTATCACGGTGAACAAAATGATGTTGATTCTGCTCAAGTTCCTGGATGGAATTACGAG TCTGATAAGGAGGAAAAACCACCAACACCTGAA tcGCAGCCCCAGCCGCAGATTTCTATGAGTCCGTCGACTAAGCAGTACGATCCTTTGGAGGAACTGGACACCCTGGACCCGAGTGACCACGGAAAATCCACTGGTGATAATAAGAAGCAAGACAAGCAGCCGGAGAAAAAGAATCCGAATTCTGGCGGGTCCTGGTTCGGAGGACTCTTCAGTAAACTTACGCCTAAGCCCAAAAATCAGATGATCTTGCCGGATGATAGCAATCCGACG ATTGTCTGGGACCCAGTTGCCAAAAAGTGGAGTAACAAAGACGAGGATGGAGATAGCGGCTCCTCCCGGTTGGCTCCACCGCCAAGAATGACAGAGATGAATTTATCTACGCCAGCTGTCGAACAAAGTCAAAAACCACCACCAATTCCTGAACAAACTAACTCTTCTCATCAAAGTCAGCGTAGCTTAGATAATTCGACCCCCAATTCATCGAAAATGATCACCGGAAGCAACAATATGTTCAAGTTACAAAAGTCTAGAAGCATGCGTGCTAATTATATTGATGTAATGAATCTTGGAGGAGTTAAGAGCAATGGACCACCGTCTAATCTTCCGACACCTGCGAATTCGCCTATGATGCCTATGGCTGCTTCGTCGCCTCAACTTTTTGTCCCAGCACCAG taaatgatCCAAATGCACCAGTAGATTTTTTAACGCCAGCCCCGGCCCCAATTCCTCAAAATGAATCAGCGAGCCAAGGt GGACCAATGATGTACAATCCGGCAAACGTAACAGATAACTCGGCGATGAGTGTCCCGAAAAATAGATACCCAAGACGataa